One Calditrichota bacterium genomic window carries:
- a CDS encoding CBS domain-containing protein, translating to MPKTTSVLPSFFDLRQRLLAKITGLRLNEHTFMVIVAVFIGILGGFGAIFFRFAIRFFQSIFFGSWQYSLDYVLQLPWYIKLIAPALGGLIVGPIVFYFAREAKGHGVPEVMESIVLRGGAIRPRVMIAKVIASAICIGSGGSAGREGPIVQIGSSIGSSLGQILKVTGSRLRTFVACGTAAGIAGTFNAPIAGALFAMEIILSDFGISQFSPIVVSSVAATVVSRHFLGDFSAFDIPHYQLVSVFEMIPYVILGGLAALVALAFINILYKSEDVFEKLRIPPFLKPAIGGLIIGVIALRFPHIFGVGYDTISLALNGKLLWTSLLLLVILKIVATSITIGSGGSGGIFAPSLFLGATLGGFVGSVVHSLFPTMTASSGAYSLVGMGAVAAGAMHAPITSILIIFELTNDYHIILPLMIACIISVLITTRLKKDSIYTLKLSRRGINLFQGQEINVLHSLPVSKVTKPDFDTVLPNAPCRKLIDLTVNSPHANFFVVDNDSRLLGVISIHDIRKIMNEGDVLDSILVAYDLLNPITQYFSPDDKLDVIMKAFGELNADELPIVNNENEKRLIGTVHKKDVIDAYNKEILKRDMVTSVAGYISSVQKFKQIELADGHVMREIEVPGDFVNKTLKELNLRTRFGVEVILIKQNYDADLHENRKIITPNPDYRFQFGDTILIMGHKNKVSMFQDISHIEKI from the coding sequence ATGCCAAAAACAACATCTGTTCTACCAAGTTTTTTCGATCTGCGGCAGCGCTTGCTCGCTAAAATTACCGGACTCCGCCTGAACGAACATACATTCATGGTCATTGTGGCGGTTTTCATCGGCATTTTAGGCGGATTTGGCGCGATTTTTTTTCGTTTTGCCATTCGTTTTTTTCAAAGCATCTTTTTTGGCTCATGGCAGTATTCTCTGGATTATGTTTTACAACTCCCCTGGTACATCAAATTAATCGCTCCGGCGCTCGGCGGTTTGATCGTCGGTCCTATTGTTTTCTATTTTGCGCGCGAAGCCAAAGGCCACGGCGTGCCTGAAGTCATGGAATCGATCGTGCTGCGCGGCGGAGCAATTCGGCCGCGGGTCATGATTGCAAAAGTGATCGCTTCAGCAATCTGCATCGGCTCCGGCGGCTCCGCGGGACGCGAGGGACCCATCGTACAAATTGGCTCTTCCATCGGCTCCTCCCTCGGTCAGATTCTCAAAGTCACTGGCTCGCGACTGCGAACATTTGTCGCTTGCGGCACTGCCGCCGGCATCGCCGGTACTTTCAATGCGCCCATCGCCGGCGCGCTGTTCGCCATGGAAATCATCCTCAGCGATTTCGGGATTTCGCAATTCAGCCCCATTGTTGTCTCATCGGTAGCCGCCACCGTTGTTTCGCGTCATTTTTTGGGAGATTTTTCCGCCTTTGATATTCCGCACTATCAATTGGTCAGTGTTTTCGAAATGATCCCCTACGTTATTTTAGGCGGTCTCGCCGCTCTGGTGGCGCTGGCGTTCATCAACATTCTTTACAAAAGCGAAGATGTTTTTGAAAAACTGCGCATTCCGCCGTTCCTCAAGCCGGCCATCGGCGGCCTCATCATCGGCGTCATCGCGCTTCGATTTCCCCATATTTTTGGCGTGGGATACGATACCATCAGTCTCGCGCTGAACGGCAAACTGCTCTGGACGTCGCTGCTATTGTTGGTGATTTTGAAAATTGTCGCCACTTCGATCACCATCGGCTCCGGAGGCTCCGGCGGAATTTTTGCCCCGTCACTTTTTTTGGGCGCCACCCTCGGCGGATTTGTCGGGTCGGTAGTCCATTCTCTGTTTCCGACGATGACCGCCAGTTCCGGCGCCTACTCCCTCGTCGGTATGGGAGCTGTCGCCGCCGGCGCCATGCACGCGCCGATCACTTCCATTCTCATCATTTTCGAGCTGACGAACGACTACCACATCATTCTCCCGCTTATGATCGCCTGCATCATCAGCGTCTTAATCACCACAAGGCTAAAAAAAGATTCCATTTACACGCTGAAATTATCGCGGCGCGGAATCAATCTTTTTCAGGGGCAGGAAATTAACGTGCTCCATTCGTTGCCGGTTTCCAAGGTGACAAAGCCTGATTTTGACACAGTGCTGCCCAATGCGCCTTGCCGTAAATTGATCGATTTGACCGTCAACAGCCCTCATGCTAATTTTTTCGTTGTGGACAATGACTCCCGCCTGTTGGGCGTCATCTCCATCCACGACATTCGCAAAATAATGAACGAGGGCGACGTGCTGGACTCGATTCTGGTGGCTTACGATTTATTGAATCCAATTACTCAATATTTCAGCCCTGACGACAAGCTTGATGTCATCATGAAAGCCTTTGGCGAGCTGAACGCCGACGAGCTGCCGATTGTGAATAATGAAAATGAAAAACGGCTCATCGGAACCGTGCACAAAAAAGATGTGATTGATGCTTACAATAAAGAAATTCTCAAGCGGGACATGGTCACTTCGGTGGCCGGGTATATTTCTTCCGTGCAAAAATTCAAGCAGATCGAACTCGCGGATGGGCACGTCATGCGTGAAATTGAGGTGCCGGGCGATTTTGTTAATAAAACTTTGAAAGAATTGAATCTGCGGACTCGCTTCGGCGTCGAGGTGATACTCATCAAACAAAATTACGACGCAGACCTGCATGAGAACAGAAAAATTATTACCCCCAATCCTGATTATCGCTTTCAATTTGGAGATACTATTTTGATCATGGGGCACAAAAACAAGGTGAGCATGTTTCAGGATATTTCACATATTGAGAAAATTTAG
- a CDS encoding winged helix-turn-helix transcriptional regulator, with protein sequence MRSVVKKFKALSDPNRIRILKMLEQKQLAVSEITFVLGLLTSTVSQHLSLLRDWGFIQDVKEGKWVIYHLDKKEMNESCRELFFLVSRGTENLNVIHQDAEKLKKTNLFDLCKGHAKEQKGIL encoded by the coding sequence ATGCGCTCGGTAGTAAAAAAATTCAAAGCTCTTTCTGACCCGAACAGAATTCGCATACTAAAAATGCTTGAGCAAAAGCAATTAGCTGTCAGTGAGATTACTTTTGTTCTTGGCCTTTTAACATCGACGGTCTCCCAACACCTGTCGCTTTTACGGGATTGGGGATTCATTCAGGATGTCAAAGAGGGCAAGTGGGTGATTTATCATTTAGATAAAAAAGAGATGAATGAAAGTTGTCGAGAGCTCTTCTTTCTGGTCAGCCGCGGGACAGAGAATTTGAATGTCATTCATCAGGATGCTGAAAAATTGAAAAAGACAAATCTGTTTGATTTATGCAAAGGACACGCAAAAGAGCAGAAAGGGATTTTATGA
- a CDS encoding T9SS type A sorting domain-containing protein — MSKKIVIFFLILIFTFSSIQFLQGQQRLEWERWGNFGAGKLVTKMSNTNNIGSGRLKYPELAKFPAFEYPYNPDPNGRHIYYAVGISFHVGGFCSDRGPVWDHDPNRLLNPLVESGDQASYRFYKGFHFDGLPDYSAPSSTDPIAVSDDSTSWPSDGWPATYPTTDPVLQRVNPNYPTVYNQGIATPIPLLLDTLTGFPGAGPNKYSAPGLYYPGQVVADQEAFTASFAKNRDDDQATGHLMVYTILRSLSWKGDLAEDFLYWTFTVTNIGTEPIDSTYLGMFADFDFPWASFQEYHTYDKVDAFAFDTYDIDEETGEELKIGYGWDGDGDITGATFGNWPYEKAKLTDETPVDKVALAGVIFLQTPKDTLTGKELGITSWDAFGATIKGEVQGIGNSLARFYWLNVVNTGQYGQGTDPDDADGDHIDNWTWEHPFPVGSETLYDNGHRCAMTINTGPFRLEPGETDTLICATVMGESRADLFKNAKTARKIFKNGWVVPKPPFPPNVLVKVESGKITLRWGTISENDSLNQIFGRQKFEGYKIFRSDDGGKSWGAVPITDENGTTIDYVPLAQYDVPNGITGASPVLPTFNRGNDNGFDLILAEQDSVREIFVKELGKNITDTLKYVFVDESVLNGFSYTYAVVAYGAGDDTPDGLQPLQNARTSGVNVVNVTPHAPEASTKNDLELIKVVPNPYRVINPQETAVRERMLKFTHLPETCTIRIFNMAGELIVTLYHGSTSPIASEEQWNLRSDENREVAPGLYFFHIESELGDKTGKFVVIK; from the coding sequence ATGTCAAAAAAAATTGTAATCTTCTTTTTAATTCTGATTTTCACTTTTAGCTCGATCCAATTTTTGCAAGGACAGCAAAGATTGGAATGGGAAAGATGGGGCAATTTTGGAGCAGGTAAATTAGTCACCAAAATGTCCAATACCAACAATATTGGTTCAGGGCGATTGAAATATCCGGAATTAGCAAAATTTCCTGCTTTTGAATATCCTTACAATCCGGACCCAAATGGCAGGCATATTTACTACGCTGTCGGAATTTCGTTTCATGTCGGGGGATTTTGTTCGGATCGGGGCCCCGTTTGGGACCATGATCCCAATAGATTATTAAACCCTTTAGTGGAAAGCGGAGACCAGGCAAGTTATCGTTTTTACAAGGGATTCCATTTTGACGGACTTCCGGATTACAGCGCGCCTTCGAGCACAGATCCCATCGCTGTAAGCGACGATAGCACGAGTTGGCCTTCCGACGGTTGGCCCGCTACCTATCCGACTACTGATCCTGTGCTTCAGCGAGTGAATCCCAATTATCCGACTGTTTACAATCAGGGAATCGCCACGCCAATCCCTCTTTTATTAGACACACTAACCGGTTTTCCTGGCGCTGGTCCGAATAAATATTCTGCGCCTGGTCTGTATTACCCAGGGCAGGTTGTCGCAGACCAGGAAGCATTCACAGCCTCGTTTGCCAAAAACAGGGATGATGATCAGGCTACTGGCCATTTGATGGTCTATACAATTCTACGCAGCTTGAGTTGGAAGGGAGATTTAGCTGAAGATTTTCTTTATTGGACTTTCACGGTCACCAATATTGGCACTGAACCCATTGACAGCACGTACCTGGGCATGTTTGCCGATTTCGATTTTCCGTGGGCAAGTTTTCAAGAATATCACACCTACGATAAAGTCGACGCGTTTGCATTTGATACGTACGATATTGATGAAGAAACCGGCGAAGAGCTAAAAATTGGTTATGGTTGGGACGGAGACGGCGATATTACCGGCGCAACATTTGGAAATTGGCCTTATGAAAAAGCCAAATTGACGGACGAAACGCCGGTAGATAAAGTTGCTCTTGCCGGGGTCATCTTTTTGCAGACGCCAAAAGATACGTTGACAGGAAAAGAATTGGGTATAACGAGTTGGGATGCATTTGGAGCGACAATCAAAGGAGAGGTTCAAGGAATCGGGAATAGCCTCGCAAGATTTTATTGGTTGAATGTCGTAAATACCGGACAGTATGGTCAGGGCACAGATCCCGACGACGCGGATGGCGACCATATTGATAATTGGACATGGGAACATCCTTTTCCCGTGGGATCCGAAACTTTATACGACAATGGTCATCGCTGTGCCATGACAATCAATACCGGACCTTTTCGTCTGGAGCCGGGAGAAACGGACACGCTCATCTGCGCCACGGTCATGGGCGAAAGTCGAGCTGATTTATTCAAAAATGCAAAGACAGCAAGAAAAATCTTCAAGAATGGCTGGGTTGTCCCGAAACCACCCTTTCCGCCAAATGTTTTGGTAAAAGTGGAGAGCGGTAAAATTACTTTGCGCTGGGGGACGATCAGCGAGAACGATTCGCTGAACCAGATATTTGGCAGACAAAAATTTGAAGGGTACAAAATTTTCCGCAGCGACGATGGCGGTAAAAGCTGGGGCGCTGTTCCCATTACTGATGAAAATGGCACCACCATTGATTACGTACCATTAGCGCAGTACGATGTTCCCAACGGGATTACCGGCGCTTCTCCGGTGCTGCCAACTTTCAATCGCGGAAATGACAATGGTTTTGATCTGATTCTGGCGGAACAAGACTCTGTGCGCGAAATTTTCGTCAAAGAATTGGGGAAAAATATTACTGACACTCTAAAATATGTTTTTGTGGACGAATCTGTTCTTAACGGTTTTTCTTACACTTATGCCGTTGTCGCCTACGGCGCGGGTGACGACACGCCGGACGGACTTCAGCCGTTGCAAAATGCCCGAACTTCGGGAGTCAACGTCGTAAATGTGACGCCTCACGCTCCCGAAGCTTCAACGAAAAATGATCTCGAGTTAATTAAAGTTGTGCCCAATCCCTATCGCGTGATTAATCCTCAGGAAACCGCGGTCAGAGAGAGAATGCTGAAGTTTACTCATCTGCCGGAAACTTGCACCATTCGAATCTTTAATATGGCAGGAGAACTCATCGTGACACT
- a CDS encoding TonB-dependent receptor has product MQSKLFVKLAILIFFIWNAVSQAGITGKISGQVVDAESGNPLPGVNIMIEGTTLGAATDIQGNYYVINVPPGIYSVKASMIGYETMTQTNVQVSSDITTRVSFRLKQTILEGQEVTIVAERPPIQKDLTSSLQTFGDHDIQSAPIDNLPQLLEIQAGVSPIELTERAGVIRDAPGDGLHIRGGRENETVFLVDGVRVDNPIWGGAGYAQNSSGTTINEISTILGTFNAEYGGKMSGVINLVTKEGKENYSGRVSGYTDNFGIKAYDRNTFQGEYSFSGPMPFYKNLTFYSNAQIRSTDGRFYAYIIPGWTDSKGKLPLEDENGNPLGKKVSADWKDEWHTLQKLTWKVTPALKIMTDFVMSSVRKVKYYHAYKYLPYGMPWSDTKELDLTLKITHQLNPKTFYDLTASYQRIDYWMGVDKTREQRIVMGSRLSEPTYGFYYSGARNDFWADTTNTYQLNFNITSQVTPLHLLKGGINLRYMDLFHRLDLAWDTPVDQIVKGANEQGELIKETFESHKAYSDSRPIEWAAFLQDKMEFESLGMILNLGFRWERWSIGERYMEDPERPMETPLRPTNPKNRFSPRLGISFPISEKAAFHFAYGHFYQFPSYVDLLSGINEKGQYPDRPNLQDVGLAIFNPNIRPEKSVTYEAGVQTQLMENVSLNVTAYYRELADLVGVTWIQTAGYVYFDNVDFGNSKGLELTLDKRFSNSFSARINYTLSQTLISTSSPLTAAQTVSTAPIAYRSFLANWDRTHDLSALVLVSKPRNWAISLKSAIKSGRPYTVMAEQKNTERMPWYMNFDLRMNKYFRFFDLKETIFLKIYNLLNRRNINYVYSVTGKWNDDGDPGTPYAHDANPRYISDRRRVQIGFRIEF; this is encoded by the coding sequence ATGCAATCCAAGCTTTTTGTGAAATTGGCTATTCTAATTTTTTTCATCTGGAATGCAGTTTCGCAAGCCGGAATCACCGGAAAAATTTCTGGTCAAGTAGTTGATGCGGAAAGTGGCAATCCATTACCAGGCGTCAATATTATGATTGAAGGGACAACTCTGGGCGCAGCGACAGACATTCAGGGTAATTACTACGTCATCAACGTGCCACCCGGAATATACTCAGTCAAAGCTTCAATGATTGGCTATGAAACAATGACGCAAACGAACGTTCAAGTGAGTTCAGATATTACGACGAGAGTCAGTTTCCGTTTAAAACAAACTATCCTTGAAGGACAGGAAGTCACGATCGTCGCGGAGCGGCCCCCGATTCAGAAAGACCTCACATCCAGCCTGCAAACTTTCGGGGATCACGATATTCAAAGTGCGCCCATTGATAATCTGCCCCAACTATTGGAAATTCAAGCTGGCGTCTCGCCCATCGAGCTCACCGAACGCGCCGGCGTCATTCGCGATGCTCCGGGAGATGGCTTGCACATCCGCGGCGGCAGAGAAAATGAGACCGTCTTTTTAGTAGATGGTGTCAGAGTAGACAATCCGATCTGGGGCGGCGCCGGTTATGCACAAAATTCATCCGGTACAACAATAAATGAAATTTCGACTATTTTAGGTACGTTCAATGCTGAATATGGCGGAAAAATGTCCGGTGTGATTAATCTTGTGACTAAAGAAGGAAAAGAAAATTACAGCGGGAGAGTCAGCGGATACACAGATAATTTTGGCATTAAAGCGTACGATAGAAATACTTTTCAGGGAGAATACTCCTTCAGCGGCCCTATGCCCTTTTACAAAAACCTGACATTTTATAGCAATGCTCAGATTCGCTCCACCGACGGTCGTTTTTACGCTTATATCATTCCAGGCTGGACCGATAGCAAAGGGAAATTGCCGCTTGAAGATGAAAACGGAAACCCCCTGGGCAAAAAAGTGTCCGCTGATTGGAAAGATGAATGGCATACTCTACAAAAATTGACCTGGAAAGTCACGCCCGCTTTAAAAATAATGACTGATTTTGTCATGTCCAGCGTGAGAAAAGTGAAATACTATCATGCTTACAAATATCTTCCCTATGGCATGCCCTGGAGCGACACGAAAGAACTAGACCTAACGCTGAAAATTACTCATCAATTAAACCCCAAAACTTTTTATGATTTAACAGCTTCGTACCAACGAATTGATTATTGGATGGGTGTAGACAAGACGCGCGAACAACGAATAGTGATGGGCTCCAGATTAAGCGAACCGACTTATGGTTTCTATTATTCTGGCGCCAGAAATGATTTCTGGGCAGATACGACGAATACCTATCAGTTGAATTTCAACATCACCAGCCAGGTCACCCCTCTTCATTTGTTAAAAGGCGGAATCAATTTGAGATATATGGATCTGTTTCACCGGTTGGATTTAGCATGGGACACGCCGGTCGATCAAATTGTAAAAGGTGCTAATGAGCAAGGCGAACTGATCAAGGAGACGTTTGAATCCCACAAAGCATATTCGGACAGTCGTCCCATTGAATGGGCTGCTTTTTTACAGGATAAAATGGAATTTGAAAGTCTGGGAATGATTTTGAACCTGGGTTTTCGCTGGGAAAGATGGAGCATCGGCGAACGCTACATGGAAGATCCGGAGCGCCCCATGGAAACACCGCTGCGGCCGACAAATCCGAAAAATAGATTCAGCCCGAGATTGGGCATTTCCTTTCCTATCTCCGAAAAAGCGGCTTTCCATTTTGCCTATGGTCATTTCTACCAATTTCCCAGCTATGTGGATTTGCTCTCCGGGATCAATGAAAAAGGTCAATATCCCGATCGGCCCAATCTTCAGGATGTCGGCCTTGCCATTTTTAATCCCAACATTAGGCCAGAGAAATCAGTAACTTACGAAGCAGGTGTGCAGACACAACTCATGGAAAATGTTTCATTAAACGTAACCGCCTACTATCGCGAATTAGCCGATCTTGTTGGGGTTACCTGGATTCAAACTGCCGGTTATGTCTATTTTGACAATGTTGACTTTGGTAATTCGAAAGGGCTTGAGCTCACTTTAGACAAAAGATTTAGCAATTCTTTCTCTGCGCGAATAAATTACACGTTGTCTCAAACTCTCATAAGTACATCGAGTCCCCTGACGGCAGCTCAAACAGTATCGACGGCTCCCATTGCGTACCGGAGCTTTCTGGCGAATTGGGACAGAACGCACGATCTTTCCGCATTGGTGTTAGTGAGTAAGCCTCGAAATTGGGCAATCAGTTTGAAAAGCGCTATTAAATCTGGCAGACCCTACACAGTTATGGCTGAACAAAAGAATACCGAGCGTATGCCCTGGTACATGAACTTTGATTTGAGAATGAACAAATATTTTAGATTTTTTGATCTCAAAGAGACAATCTTTTTAAAAATTTACAATTTACTTAACCGCCGAAATATCAATTATGTCTATTCAGTGACCGGGAAGTGGAATGATGACGGCGATCCGGGTACGCCATACGCGCATGACGCTAATCCCCGTTACATATCAGATAGAAGGAGAGTTCAAATCGGATTTAGAATTGAATTCTAA